The following coding sequences lie in one Apium graveolens cultivar Ventura chromosome 1, ASM990537v1, whole genome shotgun sequence genomic window:
- the LOC141724085 gene encoding monothiol glutaredoxin-S10-like yields MDCIANLASEKAVVIFSKSLCCMSHAITRLFQEQGVSPMVHEIDQHPRGKEIEMALKRLGCIPAVPAVFVGGKFLGTANNVMTAHIDGSLKQMLKDAGALWL; encoded by the coding sequence ATGGATTGCATTGCGAACCTGGCATCGGAGAAGGCAGTAGTGATCTTCAGCAAGAGTTTATGTTGCATGTCACATGCGATAACGCGATTATTTCAAGAACAAGGAGTCAGTCCTATGGTGCATGAAATTGATCAACACCCTAGAGGGAAGGAAATAGAGATGGCATTGAAGAGGTTAGGGTGCATTCCTGCTGTGCCAGCAGTGTTTGTTGGAGGCAAGTTTTTAGGGACTGCTAACAATGTCATGACTGCACATATTGATGGTTCACTTAAACAGATGCTCAAAGATGCCGGTGCTCTATGGCTTTAG